The Triticum aestivum cultivar Chinese Spring chromosome 3A, IWGSC CS RefSeq v2.1, whole genome shotgun sequence genome includes a region encoding these proteins:
- the LOC123063306 gene encoding uncharacterized protein, translating to MDGDRRTPAAAAAAASAASVLDDDNLLREILLCVAFPTSLVNAALVCKRWLLHASSPAFLRRFRERNPPRLLGACVGYPGRYRFVPLPRQPPELAAPIRRATSCCDAAFARRCPRIKHCRSGRLIIEVFRDGSFNHPLVVPVLAGESSTVLPPTLLSHAHRNYWERRTQFTEMFLPEDGGRDGITLVNLWKDRQKVYAEVCILRSGRWCVPDMESEIEPPDGTVFLEMLPPVHGKVFMVTNSGHTVGLDLAAGSLFTLELPAGVRSNYMLSCAEDSGIYLVSADGFQLSVWLHRMSGDDNGAGWLLLDTFCVREGQACTPRAEDSWVPPRNVCLDVVAVGDNADFVFLDHPASGTLFYVHLRSRVVEKVCQRGADECGYKRVDAGHVRVSPVMMIWPPIFPAQNVGHEE from the coding sequence ATGGACGGAGATCGACGGACgccggcggccgcggccgcggccgcatCGGCGGCATCGGTCCTTGACGACGACAACCTCCTCCGCGAGATCCTCCTCTGCGTCGCCTTCCCCACCAGCCTCGTCAACGCCGCCCTCGTCTGCAAGCGGTGGCTCCTCCACGCCTCCAGCCCGGCCTTCCTCCGCCGCTTCCGCGAGCGCAACCCGCCCCGCCTCCTCGGCGCCTGCGTCGGCTACCCCGGCAGGTATCGTTTTGTGCCTCTCCCGCGGCAGCccccggagctcgccgcccccATACGCCGCGCGACCTCCTGCTGCGACGCCGCCTTCGCCCGCAGATGCCCGCGAATCAAGCACTGCCGGAGCGGCCGCCTCATCATCGAGGTCTTCCGCGACGGCAGCTTCAATCACCCCCTTGTGGTGCCGGTTCTCGCCGGGGAGTCTTCAACCGTCCTCCCACCAACCCTGCTGTCCCACGCCCACCGTAACTACTGGGAGAGGCGCACTCAATTCACTGAGATGTTCCTACCCGAGGATGGGGGCCGCGACGGCATCACCTTGGTGAATCTGTGGAAGGACCGGCAAAAAGTGTATGCGGAGGTGTGCATCCTCAGATCTGGCCGATGGTGCGTCCCTGACATGGAGTCAGAGATAGAGCCCCCAGATGGCACAGTCTTCCTTGAAATGCTACCACCCGTCCATGGCAAAGTCTTCATGGTGACCAACTCTGGGCACACCGTGGGTCTAGATTTGGCCGCGGGGAGCCTTTTCACCCTTGAGCTACCAGCTGGAGTGCGGAGCAACTATATGCTCTCATGTGCAGAGGATTCAGGGATCTATCTTGTCAGCGCAGACGGGTTTCAGCTCAGTGTGTGGCTCCATCGGATGTCGGGCGATGACAATGGTGCAGGCTGGCTGCTGCTGGACACATTTTGTGTCCGTGAGGGTCAGGCATGCACACCCCGTGCAGAGGACAGTTGGGTTCCTCCTCGCAATGTTTGTCTTGATGTTGTTGCGGTCGGGGACAATGCCGACTTTGTGTTCTTGGATCATCCAGCAAGTGGCACCCTCTTTTATGTTCATCTGAGGAGCAGGGTGGTTGAGAAGGTCTGCCAGAGGGGGGCAGATGAATGTGGATATAAACGTGTGGATGCTGGTCACGTACGTGTATCTCCTGTTATGATGATCTGGCCGCCTATCTTCCCAGCGCAGAACGTGGGTCATGAGGAATGA
- the LOC123063308 gene encoding putative glutaredoxin-C2 — MADRVTKLASQRAVVIFGASNCFMCHTVKTLFTELGVSWTVHELDKDPRGKDVERALVGMVGRSPPVPAVFIGGRLVGTTDQVMTLHVGGQLVPLLRQAGALWL; from the coding sequence ATGGCAGACAGAGTGACGAAGCTGGCGTCGCAGCGGGCGGTGGTGATCTTTGGGGCGAGCAACTGCTTCATGTGCCACACGGTGAAGACGCTCTTCACAGAGCTGGGCGTGAGCTGGACGGTGCACGAGCTGGACAAGGACCCCCGCGGGAAGGACGTCGAGAGGGCGCTCGTCGGCATGGTCGGACGGAGCCCGCCGGTGCCAGCCGTCTTCATCGGCGGCAGGCTTGTCGGCACCACCGACCAGGTCATGACGCTGCACGTCGGCGGCCAGCTCGTGCCGCTCCTCCGCCAGGCCGGCGCCCTGTGGCTTTGA